The sequence TTCGGGCTCGCAGCCTCGCTTCTGCAAAATGCGCCGCGCCTGGTGCTGGAGCGCATCAAGCCGGACCTTTCGCGGGTCTCCCCGATCAGCGGCTGGAGCCGCCTGTTCGGAACGCAGGGCCTCGTCGAGTTCGCCAAGTCGCTGTTCAAGCTCGTTTCGGTCACGGCCGTGGTCGCCTTCGTGCTGCGCTCGTCCGAAGCAAAGGCGTTCGAGGCGATGTATACCGACCCGGTCGCGCTGCCGGAGATGATCCTCAACATCGCAATGCGGATCGTCTCGGCGATCTGCATCGCGACCATCGTGCTGGTCGCGATCGATCTCGCCTGGTCGCGCTTCCACTGGCGGCGCGAGCTGCGCATGACCAAGCAGGAGATCAAGGACGAGCACAAGCAGGCCGAGGGCGATCCGCTGATCAAGGCGCGTCTGCGCTCGCTGGCGCGCGACCGCTCGCGGCAGCGCATGATCGCGTCGGCTTCGCGCGCGACGCTGGTGATCGCGAACCCGACGCATTTTGCGATCGCGCTGCGCTACAAGCGCGAGGAGAATGCGGCGCCGCTCGTCGTCGCCAAGGGCATG comes from Bradyrhizobium diazoefficiens and encodes:
- the flhB gene encoding flagellar biosynthesis protein FlhB yields the protein MAETSDQESKTEEPTEKKVRDALEQGNIPVSREASIFASMAALMVIQAFLIGQGVQQLTPALKSLLDDPDGFPLATGADAQNLLTVVGLQALRFLVPLVVVLAVFGLAASLLQNAPRLVLERIKPDLSRVSPISGWSRLFGTQGLVEFAKSLFKLVSVTAVVAFVLRSSEAKAFEAMYTDPVALPEMILNIAMRIVSAICIATIVLVAIDLAWSRFHWRRELRMTKQEIKDEHKQAEGDPLIKARLRSLARDRSRQRMIASASRATLVIANPTHFAIALRYKREENAAPLVVAKGMDVIALKIREVAEQNRIPVIENKALARALYEAVQVDQVIPAEFFRPVAEIIYFLQSKQAPRPEKVQ